A stretch of DNA from Brevibacillus ruminantium:
AACACATCCGAAAAGAACGGGGGATCGACGCCACGCCGTCCTCGATTTTGATCACATCCGGTTCCCAGCAGGCTTTGTATCTGGCAGTCCAGTGTCTGCTCAAACCTGGGGACGCGATTGCCATCGAAGACCCGTCCTACTGCTTCTCTTTGCCGTTGTTTCGTTCAGCGGGCTTAAAGATCTTTCACCTTCCGTTGGACCGGGAAGGGATTAACCCGGAAGATCTGGTCGCACTGCACCGCAAGCATCGGCTGAAAATGGTTTTTCTCAATCCGCACTTTCAGAATCCGACCGGGATTACGCTCTCCCTCGAACGGAAACAGCGCGTACTGGAGCTGTCAAGCGAGCTGGGCATCCCGGTAATCGAAGACGATCCGTATTCTATGACTGCTTTTTCCGGGGAACGCATCCCTACCCTGAAATCCATGGATCGCAACGGAACGGTATTGTATATCAGCTCCCTGACCAAAATTGTCGCCTCCGGCCTCCGTATCGGCTGGGTCATCGGTCCGCAAACGGTGATTGAACGGATGGCGGATGCCAAGCAGCAGGTAGATTTCGGCCACAGTATCTTTCCCCAGTGGGTAGCACACGAGTTTTTACAATCGACGGATTGCAAAGGGCATATGGACAAGCTGCGGGCAGCCCTGCAGCTGAAACGCGATCTGTTTGTTGAAGCCTTGTGTGATCAGCTCGGTGACCAGGTGGAGCTGATCATCCCCGAGGGCGGCATTCATCTTTGGTGCCGACTCCGTCAGGAACTGGATGTCAATCGGCTGTTGGCCGAAGCAATTCGTCGGGGTGTCGTCTTCGTTCCGGGGAATGTCCTGGGCACTGACAAGCATGCCGTCCGGTTTACGTTCGGCCGGGCAGATCGGGCCTTTATCGGCGAGGGGATCAGGCGGTTCGCCGAGGCGTACGAGGCAATTGCAGGAGAGTAGCAAGCTGAAAAAACTGGATCAGGGGGATGAACGATTTGGATAAGGATCAGCGAAGCGCTATTCACCCTTTTTTGTGTGTGACTCCACCACCGCCTTGGCAAACTGCAAGCAGTCCAGGCAGATAGAGACTCCCGGTCCCAGAGCCAGCTCGCCCGCCGTATTCTTGCTCCTGCCGCAAAAGGAACAAGTCTCGCTGTGTATTGTTTGCGGCAGTCTGCTTGCACCTGTCTTATCAGCCGCCTCGTACAGATAATCGACGACGGCAGGATCGATCGCATCGATCTCCCCCTTCAGCTTCATGGAAACCGTCGTATAGGCAACGGCCATTCCCTCGTAATAGCGCAGTTTGGCAAGTGAATCACTGTTGGATACATTTGTTTCACACCGTTGGATCAATGTCTCCAGCTCCTGAATCGCCTCTTTGATTCGGATGTCGCTCCCTTTGTGTTTCCGAAAATCCTGATCCATAAAAAAATCACCTCCTATCTTTTGATAAGTCCGTTGGTGACGCAAATACATTTCTCTTCTATATATATACGAAAAACATTATCTACAAATTTCTCTGCGCTCCTGCAAATTCCCCCGTCTGTCCCAAATGTTTCAAGGACATCGGACGGCTTTGTTGAAATAGTATGTGATCGAAAAAAAAAAGCATCTATGGAGGCATCGATTTGATGAAACCAATCGCCGACATTGCTAAGCTCGTGGATATTTCAGA
This window harbors:
- the pdxR gene encoding MocR-like pyridoxine biosynthesis transcription factor PdxR → MSPKKLEPKKRSIYRIIAEELERRISTGEFPPGSKLPSERALAKEWNVNRSTVVSAYEELRALGLVERTQGSGSRVSTDIWGLTRHRLPNWPKLVENGAFLPNAPLMRHIRKETLEHDLIDFASGELSPDLFPAESFQRILAEHPFHWQLGYDHPQGSPDLRELIAEHIRKERGIDATPSSILITSGSQQALYLAVQCLLKPGDAIAIEDPSYCFSLPLFRSAGLKIFHLPLDREGINPEDLVALHRKHRLKMVFLNPHFQNPTGITLSLERKQRVLELSSELGIPVIEDDPYSMTAFSGERIPTLKSMDRNGTVLYISSLTKIVASGLRIGWVIGPQTVIERMADAKQQVDFGHSIFPQWVAHEFLQSTDCKGHMDKLRAALQLKRDLFVEALCDQLGDQVELIIPEGGIHLWCRLRQELDVNRLLAEAIRRGVVFVPGNVLGTDKHAVRFTFGRADRAFIGEGIRRFAEAYEAIAGE
- a CDS encoding ClpX C4-type zinc finger protein codes for the protein MDQDFRKHKGSDIRIKEAIQELETLIQRCETNVSNSDSLAKLRYYEGMAVAYTTVSMKLKGEIDAIDPAVVDYLYEAADKTGASRLPQTIHSETCSFCGRSKNTAGELALGPGVSICLDCLQFAKAVVESHTKKGE